A genomic window from Blastococcus saxobsidens DD2 includes:
- a CDS encoding Ada metal-binding domain-containing protein: MYTLLGADGQPYPSETPGLLGGNSDDKIYGQLDCWSARRWIGRGYESIRVFFADEQTAIAAGYRPCGHCMRDKYREWKSRQPGKP, from the coding sequence GTGTACACCCTCCTCGGCGCCGACGGCCAGCCCTACCCCAGCGAGACGCCCGGCCTGCTGGGCGGCAACTCGGACGACAAAATCTACGGACAGCTGGACTGCTGGAGCGCCCGCAGGTGGATCGGCCGCGGCTACGAGAGCATCCGCGTCTTCTTCGCCGACGAGCAGACGGCCATCGCGGCCGGCTACCGGCCGTGCGGCCACTGCATGAGGGATAAGTATCGCGAGTGGAAGAGCCGGCAGCCTGGGAAGCCGTAG
- a CDS encoding immunity 53 family protein, whose protein sequence is MIERRFLPLADIWDDHAPGALTWLQGWYATQCDGDWEHGYGVRIETLDNPGWRVRIDLAGTGWAASSIASMELHRSDHDWISVQASVGEFDAACGPLNLGEVLHHFRLLVDGPPRLPD, encoded by the coding sequence ATGATAGAACGCCGCTTTCTGCCTCTCGCTGACATCTGGGATGACCACGCGCCCGGCGCTCTCACGTGGCTGCAGGGTTGGTACGCCACACAGTGCGACGGGGACTGGGAGCACGGGTACGGCGTGCGGATCGAGACCCTCGACAACCCAGGTTGGCGCGTCCGAATCGACTTGGCAGGTACAGGCTGGGCAGCATCGTCAATTGCGTCGATGGAGCTGCATCGCAGCGACCACGATTGGATCAGTGTCCAAGCCAGCGTCGGTGAGTTCGATGCCGCATGTGGTCCTCTGAACCTTGGTGAGGTGCTGCACCACTTCCGACTCCTGGTCGACGGACCCCCTCGCCTGCCTGATTGA
- a CDS encoding site-specific integrase, with product MSTNAVNFGTAAREPERQRDTGTVSETSTPTVGWWLEHWLTTIAPRRVRRRTLESYESVVRRHLTPGIGRHRLDRLRPEHLDQLYTALLDDGYSPASVLRSIHHVRGGRLVYEEPKTRRSQRTLALPLPLLDALQEHKTAQLGERMLAGSEWQDEDLVFAQPNGRPIDKKTDYDDRTRLLQAAGVRHVRLHDGRHTAASLPLSENVHPRSWSCSVTARCARPWTSTAT from the coding sequence GTGTCAACCAACGCCGTGAACTTTGGGACTGCTGCACGAGAGCCCGAACGCCAGCGCGACACCGGGACGGTCAGCGAGACGTCGACCCCCACCGTTGGCTGGTGGCTCGAGCACTGGTTGACGACGATCGCCCCGCGCCGGGTGCGCCGGCGGACGCTGGAGAGCTATGAGTCGGTGGTCCGCAGGCACCTGACTCCCGGCATCGGCAGGCACCGCCTCGACCGGCTGCGGCCCGAACACCTCGACCAGCTCTACACCGCCCTGCTCGACGACGGCTACTCCCCCGCCTCCGTGCTGCGCAGCATCCACCATGTCCGCGGCGGCAGGCTGGTGTACGAGGAGCCCAAGACCCGCCGCAGCCAGCGCACGTTGGCGCTGCCGCTGCCCCTGCTCGACGCGCTGCAGGAACACAAAACCGCCCAGCTGGGCGAGCGGATGCTGGCCGGCTCCGAGTGGCAGGACGAGGACCTGGTCTTCGCCCAGCCCAACGGCCGGCCGATCGACAAGAAGACCGACTACGACGACCGGACCCGGCTGCTCCAGGCCGCCGGCGTCCGGCACGTCCGGCTGCACGACGGCCGGCACACCGCGGCCAGCTTGCCGCTCAGCGAGAACGTCCACCCGCGGTCATGGAGCTGCTCGGTCACAGCCAGATGCGCACGACCATGGACATCTACAGCCACGTGA
- the istA gene encoding IS21 family transposase, protein MKSAGEIMEILEAFDLTGSYRDAGELAGCSHHTVAHYVGRREAGGISDRPAARPRLIDEFLPKVEEWMERSKGTIRADKAHEKLVALGYTGSERTTRRAVAEVRTAFRAGRVRVHRPWVTEPGMWLQYDFGDGPLIGGARTTLFCAWLAWARFRVVLAIRDKTTASVFAALDVTLRRLGGAPTYVLTDNEKTVTVEHVAGMPVRNQQTVAFARHYGITIHTCEPADPASKGGSENTVKLAKADLVPTDTNLREAYGSFAELEAACEAFCDQVNARIHRVTRRAPVDMLAEEQQRLHPIPAAPHTVALGVTRTVAVNTPLVTFDGGQYSVPHTLLSATVWVRVHGQGSGERVVIVHVGDAGPVEVARHARATPGSPQLIDEHFPPAPVGALDRQPKPKTAAEVEFLALGDGARLWLTEAAAVGTTKMRVKMAAAVTMAKLVGSGEVDWALGHAAVHARFAEADLGSILEHRSAGTNGTRHSAAEDRSLTQGTAGWAALGAAPTTGPSAKPGAAPDTDADAEVTR, encoded by the coding sequence GTGAAGTCTGCAGGGGAGATCATGGAAATTCTGGAAGCGTTCGACCTGACCGGGTCCTACCGCGATGCCGGCGAGCTGGCCGGCTGCTCGCATCACACCGTCGCGCACTACGTCGGGCGGCGTGAGGCCGGCGGGATCAGCGATCGGCCGGCGGCGCGCCCGCGGCTGATCGATGAGTTCCTGCCCAAGGTCGAGGAGTGGATGGAGCGCTCGAAGGGCACGATCCGCGCGGACAAGGCCCACGAGAAGCTCGTTGCCCTCGGCTACACCGGCTCGGAGCGCACCACCCGCCGCGCGGTCGCGGAGGTGCGGACAGCGTTTCGGGCCGGGCGGGTGCGGGTGCACCGGCCGTGGGTGACCGAGCCGGGCATGTGGCTGCAGTACGACTTCGGCGACGGCCCGCTCATCGGCGGGGCGAGGACCACGCTGTTCTGCGCGTGGCTGGCCTGGGCACGGTTCCGGGTGGTGCTGGCGATCCGGGACAAGACCACCGCCAGCGTGTTCGCCGCGCTGGACGTGACGCTGCGCCGCCTGGGTGGGGCGCCGACGTACGTGCTGACCGACAACGAGAAGACCGTCACCGTCGAACACGTCGCCGGGATGCCGGTGCGCAATCAGCAGACCGTCGCCTTCGCCCGGCACTACGGGATCACGATCCACACCTGCGAGCCGGCCGACCCCGCCTCCAAGGGCGGCAGCGAGAACACTGTGAAGCTGGCCAAGGCCGACCTGGTGCCCACCGACACCAACCTGCGGGAGGCCTACGGCTCCTTCGCCGAGCTGGAGGCCGCCTGCGAGGCGTTCTGCGACCAGGTCAACGCCCGGATCCACCGGGTGACCCGCCGTGCTCCGGTGGACATGCTGGCCGAGGAGCAGCAGCGGCTGCACCCGATCCCGGCCGCGCCGCACACCGTCGCGCTCGGGGTGACCCGCACGGTGGCGGTGAACACGCCGCTGGTCACCTTCGACGGCGGGCAGTACTCGGTGCCGCACACCCTGCTGAGCGCCACCGTCTGGGTCCGGGTCCACGGGCAAGGCTCCGGTGAGCGGGTGGTGATCGTGCACGTCGGTGACGCCGGGCCGGTCGAGGTTGCCCGCCACGCCCGCGCCACCCCGGGCAGCCCGCAGCTGATCGATGAGCACTTCCCGCCCGCACCGGTCGGCGCGCTGGACCGCCAGCCCAAGCCGAAGACCGCCGCCGAGGTGGAGTTCCTGGCTCTGGGCGACGGGGCCCGGCTGTGGTTGACCGAGGCCGCCGCGGTGGGCACGACCAAGATGCGGGTCAAGATGGCCGCCGCGGTGACGATGGCCAAGCTCGTCGGCTCGGGCGAGGTGGACTGGGCGCTGGGGCACGCCGCGGTGCATGCCCGCTTCGCCGAGGCCGACCTGGGCTCGATCCTCGAACACCGGTCCGCCGGCACGAACGGGACCAGGCATTCCGCGGCCGAGGACCGCAGCCTGACCCAGGGCACCGCGGGCTGGGCCGCCCTCGGCGCCGCACCGACCACCGGTCCCAGCGCCAAGCCAGGCGCCGCCCCCGACACCGACGCCGACGCCGAGGTGACCCGATGA
- a CDS encoding helix-turn-helix domain-containing protein — MLTADNAFGYLGWVTSSYGDLVRARRGMLGMSQRHLAERAGVKQPLIAAIEAGRRGPSDSARAALDRALAIRPSVALAARREEVRALFDRAGLPEPRVFGSVARGDDLETSDLDLIVEFTDRHDIVDLLTLENDLEELLTVAVDIVDARAGGRVLDSVRDAVVEL; from the coding sequence TTGCTCACGGCCGATAACGCATTCGGTTATCTTGGTTGGGTGACGAGCAGCTATGGCGATCTCGTTCGGGCACGCCGGGGCATGCTGGGGATGTCCCAGCGGCATCTCGCCGAGCGCGCCGGTGTCAAGCAACCCCTCATCGCGGCGATCGAGGCCGGCCGCCGCGGGCCGTCGGACTCCGCGCGCGCCGCACTGGATCGTGCGCTGGCGATCCGGCCGTCGGTGGCGCTGGCCGCCCGGCGAGAGGAGGTGCGAGCACTGTTCGACCGGGCCGGACTGCCCGAGCCGCGGGTGTTCGGCTCGGTGGCGCGCGGCGATGACCTGGAGACGTCGGACCTGGACCTGATCGTGGAGTTCACCGACCGGCACGACATCGTGGACCTGTTGACCCTGGAGAACGACCTCGAGGAACTGCTGACGGTGGCCGTCGACATCGTCGACGCCAGGGCTGGTGGTCGGGTGCTCGATTCTGTACGCGACGCGGTCGTGGAGCTTTGA
- a CDS encoding GntR family transcriptional regulator, which translates to MFVFRLDTHSGVPPYLQLVQQVRQALLLGFLQPGDRLPLIREVVEDLAINPNTVAKAYRQMEQEDLVTGRPGQGTFVNEQQSAAMSASTYTSLGRGLATWLRRAYAAGLDEQAVNALFASVHQQTRNEDVA; encoded by the coding sequence GTGTTCGTCTTCCGGCTCGACACCCACTCCGGCGTGCCGCCGTACCTGCAACTCGTCCAGCAGGTCCGCCAGGCACTGCTGCTGGGCTTCCTCCAACCCGGTGACCGCCTCCCGCTCATCCGCGAGGTGGTCGAGGACCTGGCGATCAATCCGAACACCGTCGCCAAGGCGTACCGGCAGATGGAGCAGGAGGACCTGGTCACCGGCCGGCCCGGCCAGGGCACGTTCGTCAATGAACAGCAGTCGGCCGCGATGTCGGCATCGACGTACACGTCGCTGGGTCGCGGCCTGGCGACCTGGTTGCGCCGCGCCTACGCGGCCGGCCTCGACGAGCAGGCGGTCAACGCGCTCTTCGCTTCCGTCCACCAGCAGACGAGGAACGAGGACGTGGCGTGA
- a CDS encoding ABC transporter ATP-binding protein, which yields MTATEFALRTDGVGKRYRRGWALRDCTLALPAGGVIALVGPNGAGKTTLLRLVVGLLAPSTGTVEVLGHDVTASTPRTLSRVGFLAQDHPLYKRFTVAEMLRFGRACNLRFDQGLAERRLAKAGIPLDRRAGALSGGQQAQVALALALAKRPDLLVLDEPVASLDPLARREFLQVLMGAVAEGGVTVLFSSHVVHELERVCDHLVVLNQGRVTLTGDIDTLLAEHRLLVGPRTATDLDRAGAVVEAVHSDRHTTLLVRDGAIPAAPGWQAQPVALEDLVLAYLRRPSEPSAAVTSGAAG from the coding sequence GTGACAGCGACCGAGTTCGCGCTGCGCACCGACGGTGTGGGCAAGCGGTACCGGAGGGGCTGGGCCCTGCGCGACTGCACCCTGGCCCTGCCGGCGGGCGGCGTGATCGCCCTGGTCGGGCCGAACGGCGCGGGCAAGACCACGCTGCTGCGCCTGGTCGTCGGGTTGCTGGCACCGAGCACCGGCACGGTGGAGGTCCTCGGCCACGACGTCACCGCCAGCACCCCGCGAACTCTGTCCCGGGTCGGGTTCCTGGCCCAGGACCACCCGCTGTACAAGCGCTTCACCGTCGCCGAGATGCTCCGCTTCGGCCGGGCCTGCAACCTGCGGTTCGACCAGGGGCTGGCCGAGCGCCGGCTGGCGAAGGCGGGCATCCCGCTCGACCGCAGGGCCGGTGCGCTCTCCGGCGGGCAGCAGGCCCAGGTCGCGTTGGCTCTGGCCCTGGCGAAGCGGCCGGACCTGCTTGTCCTCGACGAGCCGGTGGCCAGCCTCGACCCGCTGGCCCGGCGCGAATTCCTGCAGGTCCTCATGGGCGCGGTGGCCGAAGGCGGGGTGACGGTCCTGTTCTCCTCCCACGTCGTGCACGAGCTGGAGCGCGTCTGCGACCACCTGGTCGTGCTCAACCAGGGCCGGGTCACGCTCACCGGTGACATCGACACCCTCCTCGCCGAACACCGGCTGCTCGTCGGCCCGCGCACGGCCACCGACCTCGACCGGGCCGGCGCGGTCGTGGAGGCCGTCCACAGCGACCGGCACACGACCCTGCTGGTACGCGACGGCGCGATCCCGGCCGCGCCTGGGTGGCAGGCCCAGCCGGTCGCGCTGGAGGACCTGGTGCTGGCGTACCTGCGCCGGCCGTCCGAGCCGAGCGCCGCGGTCACGTCGGGGGCGGCGGGATGA
- a CDS encoding ABC transporter permease subunit: MTWLIWRQHRTEVCVLGLLVGMFGIALLVLGMQAHDLFPGGPARCAGEAGTNEACAASFRRLDEEYGYVENLLAAFYLVPVVIGAFLGAPLLARELEDGTWQLAWTQAVPRMRWLAAKLAALAGVTVTLTAMFTAVLTWFRQPFDAWEGRFQYDAFDLEGLVPVAYALFAFGVATAAGAILRRSLPAFGVAFGAFLAARMSVALMARPAYATPLTTMEPVPVGGSGDQAEHRPVPGFADWVIEHGYADATGRRLSWTEYYELEDAANQTGTNLNQFLHARGIQQFGVYHPADRFWTFQLIEAALFIAVAAVLIGVVVWRVRRRMV; encoded by the coding sequence ATGACGTGGTTGATCTGGCGCCAGCACCGGACCGAGGTCTGCGTCCTCGGCTTGCTCGTCGGCATGTTCGGCATTGCCCTGCTCGTGCTCGGGATGCAGGCCCACGACCTGTTCCCCGGCGGTCCCGCCCGGTGTGCGGGAGAGGCCGGTACCAACGAGGCCTGCGCGGCCTCCTTCCGCCGGCTCGACGAGGAGTACGGGTACGTCGAGAACCTCCTGGCGGCCTTCTACCTGGTCCCCGTCGTCATCGGTGCGTTCCTCGGTGCGCCGCTGCTCGCGCGCGAACTGGAGGACGGCACCTGGCAGCTCGCCTGGACGCAGGCCGTGCCGCGGATGCGCTGGCTGGCGGCCAAGCTCGCGGCACTGGCCGGCGTCACCGTCACGCTCACCGCGATGTTCACTGCGGTGCTCACCTGGTTCCGTCAGCCATTCGACGCGTGGGAAGGGCGGTTCCAGTACGACGCCTTCGACCTGGAGGGACTTGTTCCGGTGGCGTACGCGCTGTTCGCGTTCGGCGTCGCCACCGCCGCCGGGGCGATCCTGCGGCGCAGCCTGCCCGCGTTCGGCGTCGCGTTCGGGGCGTTCCTCGCGGCCCGGATGTCGGTGGCGCTGATGGCCCGTCCCGCGTACGCCACGCCGCTCACCACCATGGAGCCGGTCCCCGTCGGCGGCTCGGGGGACCAGGCGGAGCACCGGCCCGTGCCCGGCTTCGCTGACTGGGTGATCGAACACGGCTACGCAGACGCCACCGGGCGCAGGCTGAGCTGGACCGAGTACTACGAGCTGGAGGACGCCGCCAACCAAACCGGCACCAACCTCAACCAGTTCCTGCACGCGCGGGGCATCCAGCAGTTCGGGGTCTACCACCCGGCCGACCGGTTCTGGACGTTCCAGCTCATCGAGGCGGCCCTGTTCATCGCCGTCGCGGCGGTCCTGATCGGTGTGGTGGTGTGGCGGGTACGGCGCCGTATGGTCTAG
- a CDS encoding DUF7336 domain-containing protein, whose translation MTVFLLWHMRPLGPDETNEERETDDKLCGVFSTEERAEAARQQLMTVEGFIDYPEHFLVDECEVDGVQWDTGFVSLRPNDD comes from the coding sequence ATGACCGTGTTCCTGCTCTGGCACATGCGTCCGTTGGGACCCGACGAGACCAACGAAGAGCGCGAGACCGATGACAAGTTGTGCGGCGTCTTCTCGACCGAGGAGCGAGCGGAAGCGGCCCGTCAGCAGTTGATGACGGTGGAGGGGTTCATCGACTATCCCGAGCACTTCCTCGTGGACGAGTGCGAAGTGGACGGGGTCCAGTGGGACACGGGCTTCGTCAGCCTGCGACCCAACGACGACTGA
- a CDS encoding IS4 family transposase yields the protein MPVESDISQVVRVVNVAGGRFAPGHLGELTQIVPFEMVDAVLAKTGTVQQRVRDLPSRVVVYLLLSAVLFAECGYRQVWDRMTAALDGLPVPAPTPAALAAARRRIGAAPLRALFDLLRGPAAGPATKGVWWRGRLVTAIDGTTMCCPDTPANLVVYRKGGGHHGGTGYPMIRLLALVACGTRGLLATTFGTTGRGETGYATDLVPAMRAPMIVLADRNFAAADLLAQIADRGADLLVRVKTGRRLPVCARCADGSWLSRIGPLEVRVIRAEITITTPGGQRTEVYQLVTTVTDPDCPATELVRLYHERWEIETAYCELKQTIGDGRVLRARTPAGLEQEIYALLVAYQALRITIADATLTAPDVDPDRGSFTIALNTARDQLIKAAGVIAETTVDLLGGIGRQVLEHLLPDRRCRTSPRVVKRAISNYAPHTASGRLRGPSHKATISIDVLVHPDP from the coding sequence TTGCCCGTCGAGTCTGACATCAGCCAGGTCGTTCGTGTGGTCAACGTCGCCGGAGGCCGGTTCGCGCCGGGTCATCTGGGTGAGCTGACCCAGATCGTGCCGTTCGAGATGGTCGACGCCGTGCTGGCCAAGACCGGCACGGTGCAGCAGCGGGTGCGGGACCTGCCCTCGCGGGTGGTGGTCTACCTGCTGCTGTCCGCGGTGCTGTTCGCCGAGTGCGGCTACCGGCAGGTGTGGGATCGGATGACCGCCGCCCTGGACGGGCTTCCCGTGCCGGCGCCGACTCCTGCGGCGCTGGCCGCGGCGCGCCGCCGCATCGGTGCGGCACCACTGCGAGCCTTGTTCGACCTGCTCCGCGGGCCGGCCGCCGGCCCGGCCACCAAGGGCGTGTGGTGGCGGGGCCGGCTGGTGACCGCGATCGACGGCACCACGATGTGCTGCCCGGACACCCCGGCCAACCTGGTCGTCTACCGCAAGGGCGGCGGGCACCACGGCGGCACCGGCTATCCGATGATCCGGCTGCTGGCCCTGGTCGCCTGCGGCACCCGGGGGCTGCTGGCCACCACGTTCGGGACAACCGGCCGCGGTGAGACCGGCTACGCCACCGACCTGGTGCCGGCCATGCGCGCGCCGATGATCGTGCTGGCCGACCGCAACTTCGCCGCCGCCGATCTACTCGCCCAGATCGCCGACCGGGGTGCGGACCTGCTGGTCCGGGTCAAGACCGGACGCCGGCTGCCGGTCTGCGCCCGCTGCGCCGACGGGTCCTGGCTGTCCCGGATCGGCCCACTGGAGGTCCGGGTCATCCGAGCCGAGATCACCATCACCACCCCCGGCGGGCAACGCACCGAGGTCTACCAACTGGTCACCACGGTGACCGACCCGGACTGCCCGGCCACCGAGCTCGTCCGGCTCTACCACGAGCGGTGGGAGATCGAGACCGCCTACTGCGAACTCAAGCAGACCATCGGAGACGGACGGGTCCTGCGCGCACGCACCCCCGCCGGCCTCGAGCAGGAGATCTACGCCCTGCTGGTGGCCTACCAGGCGCTGCGGATCACCATCGCCGACGCCACCCTCACCGCACCCGACGTCGACCCCGACCGGGGCAGCTTCACCATCGCCCTGAACACCGCCCGCGACCAGCTCATCAAGGCCGCTGGGGTCATCGCCGAGACCACCGTCGACCTCCTCGGCGGCATCGGCCGGCAGGTCCTTGAGCACCTGCTGCCCGACCGCCGCTGCCGGACCAGTCCGCGCGTGGTCAAGCGGGCGATTTCCAACTACGCCCCACACACCGCCAGCGGGCGCCTCCGCGGCCCCAGCCACAAGGCCACCATCAGCATCGACGTCCTGGTCCACCCCGACCCTTGA
- a CDS encoding 2OG-Fe(II) oxygenase: MTLPVRAPLAKKLIAVARPAMFGRGHETLTDTSVRDTWELTPDQVTLEGPDWTALLNRALEDLRDQLGLPQTSRLRAELHSMLLYGKGQFFLPHQDSEKDDAMVGTLVVSLPSTHTGGELVIDHAGESRTYGASKEELSFVAFYADCRHQVTPVRSGYRATLTFNLLAGAETPAPVVDSVTELAHCLTEHFTTPATPRYGGRDLGLPNRLVFLLDHEYTQRGLNWRRLKGADAEWAALVRAAAEQAGCETVLALADVRETWDALPSGGDPWDDYHDYYEDDDRSQSEDSHDYQLNELIEDEIALGWWTRPDGAGGEPISLHVPDHEVCATTPNARLTPYQAEYEGYMGNYGNTLDRWYRRAAVVVWPRDRAFAARAEAGSQWALDELRDRIDAGDLEGARDAAESLAPFWTRIGAQAGLLGAALAVAASLDVAGTAAMLLEPFRVEMLAREHAGGLATAAGRYGEDWTRNVVDGWFGPGQRAGTELSEWIDTSLLELCGALRAVGRPDVAGLLAAGAWRWTGGRLRMWITTPRGEVRQPRLEALSSPLVRLLEAADDELRDEITGALRECEDTALECLMPALRLADARRVTALDAVARDCAERLGTITARPPRDEDDWSIRWAGCGCENCDTLETFFGSRSQRIFEWKLATAGRQHVHTQIDSAGLTVRHQTRRQGRPYTLVLTKTDELFTRATNARHKAVNDLAWLTSTWG, encoded by the coding sequence GTGACCCTTCCGGTCCGCGCACCCCTGGCGAAGAAGCTGATCGCAGTGGCGCGGCCGGCGATGTTCGGGCGAGGGCACGAGACGCTGACCGACACCAGCGTCCGCGACACATGGGAGCTCACCCCGGATCAGGTCACGCTCGAGGGACCCGACTGGACGGCGCTGCTGAACCGCGCGCTGGAAGACCTCCGTGATCAGCTTGGGCTTCCGCAGACCTCACGCCTGCGGGCCGAACTGCACTCGATGCTGCTCTACGGCAAGGGGCAGTTCTTCCTTCCCCACCAGGACTCGGAGAAGGACGACGCGATGGTGGGCACGCTGGTGGTGTCACTGCCTTCGACGCACACCGGCGGAGAACTGGTCATCGACCACGCCGGGGAGAGCCGCACCTACGGAGCGTCGAAGGAAGAACTGTCCTTCGTCGCGTTCTACGCCGACTGCCGTCACCAGGTCACGCCGGTCAGGTCCGGGTACCGGGCGACGCTCACGTTCAACCTGCTCGCCGGCGCCGAGACGCCGGCTCCCGTGGTTGACTCTGTCACCGAGCTGGCGCACTGCCTGACCGAGCACTTCACCACGCCGGCCACCCCGCGATACGGCGGCCGCGACCTCGGCCTGCCGAACCGGCTGGTCTTCCTTCTCGACCACGAGTACACCCAGCGGGGCCTGAACTGGCGCCGACTGAAGGGCGCCGACGCGGAGTGGGCCGCACTGGTGCGAGCTGCGGCGGAGCAGGCCGGGTGCGAGACGGTGCTGGCACTCGCCGACGTGAGGGAAACCTGGGACGCCCTGCCATCCGGCGGCGACCCGTGGGACGACTACCACGACTACTACGAGGACGACGACCGCAGCCAGAGTGAGGACTCCCACGACTATCAGCTCAATGAGCTGATCGAGGACGAGATCGCCCTCGGCTGGTGGACCCGCCCGGACGGCGCCGGCGGTGAGCCGATCTCGCTGCACGTCCCGGACCACGAGGTGTGTGCCACCACCCCGAACGCACGCCTGACGCCCTACCAGGCCGAGTACGAGGGCTACATGGGCAACTACGGCAACACGCTGGATCGGTGGTACCGGCGGGCCGCGGTGGTCGTGTGGCCGCGGGACAGGGCGTTCGCGGCGCGCGCCGAGGCCGGATCCCAGTGGGCCCTCGACGAGCTCCGCGACCGCATCGACGCCGGAGACCTGGAGGGCGCACGCGACGCGGCGGAGTCGCTCGCGCCGTTCTGGACGAGGATCGGAGCACAGGCGGGACTGCTCGGGGCGGCCCTGGCCGTGGCGGCGTCCCTCGACGTCGCCGGGACGGCGGCGATGCTGCTGGAGCCCTTCCGTGTGGAAATGCTCGCGCGGGAACATGCAGGCGGCTTGGCGACAGCGGCCGGACGGTATGGCGAGGACTGGACGCGAAACGTCGTCGACGGGTGGTTCGGGCCGGGGCAGCGTGCCGGAACGGAGCTGTCCGAGTGGATCGACACGAGCCTCCTGGAGCTGTGCGGGGCGCTCCGTGCCGTCGGTAGGCCGGACGTGGCCGGGCTACTGGCCGCCGGGGCGTGGCGCTGGACGGGCGGCCGGCTCCGGATGTGGATCACCACCCCACGCGGCGAGGTCCGCCAGCCACGGCTCGAGGCGCTGAGCTCGCCGTTGGTGCGGCTGCTGGAGGCGGCCGACGACGAGCTCCGCGACGAGATCACTGGAGCGCTGCGCGAGTGCGAGGACACCGCCCTGGAGTGCCTGATGCCTGCGCTGCGTCTGGCGGACGCTCGGCGTGTGACGGCGCTCGACGCGGTCGCGCGGGACTGCGCAGAGCGGCTCGGCACGATCACCGCACGGCCGCCACGGGACGAGGACGACTGGTCGATCAGGTGGGCCGGGTGCGGCTGCGAGAACTGCGACACGTTGGAGACGTTTTTCGGCTCACGGTCACAGCGGATCTTCGAGTGGAAGCTGGCGACCGCCGGACGCCAGCACGTGCACACCCAGATCGACTCCGCGGGGCTGACGGTGCGGCACCAGACCCGGCGGCAGGGGCGGCCATACACGCTGGTGCTGACGAAGACCGACGAGCTGTTCACGCGCGCCACGAACGCGCGGCACAAGGCCGTGAACGACCTGGCGTGGCTGACGTCGACGTGGGGATGA
- a CDS encoding DUF86 domain-containing protein, with the protein MTEHEPDLDAERVRRRLRDLADFGADAAFTVGLGIDAYLDGSPQGRVLRNKGRHILIQVATVVERLPAAFKEERDGVDWVAISRMRNLIAHHYDRVDDRLVFTALANRIPDLLDRLGIDL; encoded by the coding sequence TTGACGGAGCACGAGCCCGATCTGGACGCTGAACGCGTCCGACGCCGCCTCCGAGACCTTGCGGACTTCGGCGCCGACGCCGCCTTCACGGTCGGCCTGGGGATCGATGCGTACCTGGACGGCAGTCCGCAGGGGCGGGTACTGCGGAACAAAGGCCGGCACATCCTGATCCAGGTCGCCACGGTGGTCGAGAGGCTTCCAGCGGCGTTCAAGGAGGAGCGCGACGGCGTCGACTGGGTGGCCATCAGCCGGATGCGCAACCTCATCGCTCATCACTACGACAGGGTGGACGACCGACTGGTGTTCACCGCGCTCGCGAACCGGATTCCTGACCTGCTCGACCGGCTCGGGATAGACCTCTGA
- the istB gene encoding IS21-like element helper ATPase IstB has translation MTAATRSASAVAVGPAVGTPAAPALPDDLETLLRRLRLPHVRRHAADVLATAKAQRWDPAEVLRVLLGEEVAGRDRSALATRRAAAAFPTGKTFDAWTPEASSIPAPTQQALRTLEWLHRRENLVICGPSGTGKTFLLEALGSSAVEQGLKVAWFTLEDLGLLVRRHRADDTVTKAIARVLRADLVVIDDIGLLPVATDAAEGLYRLVDAAYEKRSVAVSSNLHPAAFDELMPKTLATATVDRLLHHAHVCQTSGDSVRLSQALAGQGVRPLT, from the coding sequence ATGACCGCCGCCACGAGGTCGGCATCCGCGGTGGCGGTCGGACCGGCGGTCGGGACGCCGGCGGCACCGGCGCTGCCGGATGATCTGGAGACGCTGCTGCGCCGGCTGCGGCTGCCCCACGTCCGCCGGCATGCCGCTGACGTGCTGGCCACGGCCAAGGCCCAGCGCTGGGACCCGGCCGAGGTGCTGCGCGTGCTGCTCGGGGAGGAGGTCGCCGGCCGGGACCGCTCGGCGTTGGCCACCCGGCGGGCCGCCGCCGCGTTCCCCACGGGGAAGACTTTCGACGCCTGGACGCCGGAGGCCAGCAGCATCCCTGCCCCAACGCAGCAGGCGCTGCGGACGTTGGAGTGGCTGCACCGGCGGGAGAACCTGGTCATCTGCGGTCCCTCCGGCACCGGGAAGACGTTCCTGCTCGAGGCGCTGGGCTCCTCCGCGGTCGAACAAGGGCTCAAGGTCGCCTGGTTCACCCTGGAGGACCTCGGGCTGCTGGTCCGCCGGCACCGCGCCGATGACACCGTCACCAAGGCCATCGCCCGCGTGCTGCGCGCCGACCTCGTGGTGATCGACGACATCGGCCTACTCCCGGTCGCCACCGACGCAGCCGAAGGGCTCTACCGACTCGTCGACGCCGCCTACGAGAAGCGCTCGGTCGCCGTCTCCAGCAACCTGCACCCGGCAGCCTTCGACGAGCTCATGCCCAAGACCCTCGCCACCGCGACAGTCGACCGGCTGCTGCACCACGCCCACGTCTGCCAGACCAGCGGCGACAGCGTCCGCCTCTCCCAGGCCCTGGCCGGGCAGGGGGTGAGGCCACTGACCTGA